In the Arachis ipaensis cultivar K30076 chromosome B10, Araip1.1, whole genome shotgun sequence genome, one interval contains:
- the LOC110267873 gene encoding uncharacterized protein LOC110267873: METIKAGNKGYGAEITVVTYSERKKETDERSKFRILLSFGQHGRELITTELALRILSILSGEQSLPNMDQASLNTTLDKLVIKASSYCRCNCVNNESNMELGSAN, translated from the exons ATGGAAACCATTAAAGCCGGGAACAAAGGCTATGGTGCTGAGATTACCGTGGTTACTTATTCGGAGCGAAAGAAAGAGACAGACGAGAGATCAAAGTTTCGCATACTTCTT AGTTTTGGGCAGCATGGAAGGGAGCTTATTACAACTGAACTTGCTTTAAGGATTTTGTCTATTCTAAGTGGAGAACAATCACTACCTAACATGGATCAAGCTTCTTTGAACACTACACTTGACAAGCTTGTGATAAAGGCAAGTTCATATTGTCGCTGTAATTGTGTTAATAATGAATCTAATATGGAACTAGGCTCTGCTAATTAG